A single region of the Solwaraspora sp. WMMD791 genome encodes:
- the tuf gene encoding elongation factor Tu: MAKAKFERTKPHVNIGTIGHIDHGKTTLTAAITKVLHDRMPDLNPYTPFDEIDKAPEEKARGITISIAHVEYQTEARHYAHVDCPGHADYIKNMITGAAQMDGAILVVAATDGPMPQTREHVLLARQVGVPYIVVALNKSDMVDDEELLELVELEVRELLSAQEYPGDDLPVVRVSALKALEGDPEWSDKLMDLMNAVDTAIPQPERETEKPFLMPIEDVFTITGRGTVVTGRAERGILKPNEEVEIVGIREKSMKTTCTGIEMFRKLLDEARAGENVGLLLRGIKREDVERGMVVIKPGTTTPHTEFEATVYILSKEEGGRHTPFFQNYRPQFYFRTTDVTGVVTLPEGTEMVMPGDNTSMTVKLIQPIAMEENLKFAIREGGRTVGAGRVTKIIK; this comes from the coding sequence GTGGCGAAGGCGAAGTTCGAGCGGACTAAGCCGCACGTCAACATCGGCACCATTGGTCACATCGACCACGGTAAGACGACGCTGACGGCGGCCATCACCAAGGTCCTGCACGACAGGATGCCGGACCTCAACCCGTACACGCCGTTCGACGAGATCGACAAGGCGCCGGAGGAGAAGGCCCGCGGCATCACGATCTCGATCGCACACGTCGAGTACCAGACCGAGGCGCGGCACTACGCACACGTCGACTGCCCCGGTCACGCCGACTACATCAAGAACATGATCACCGGTGCCGCGCAGATGGACGGCGCGATCCTGGTGGTCGCGGCGACCGACGGCCCGATGCCGCAGACCCGCGAGCACGTGCTGCTGGCCCGCCAGGTCGGCGTCCCGTACATCGTCGTGGCGCTCAACAAGAGCGACATGGTCGACGACGAGGAGCTGCTCGAGCTGGTCGAGCTCGAGGTCCGTGAGCTGCTGTCGGCGCAGGAGTACCCGGGTGACGACCTGCCGGTCGTACGGGTCTCCGCGCTCAAGGCGCTCGAGGGCGACCCGGAGTGGTCCGACAAGCTCATGGACCTGATGAACGCGGTCGACACCGCGATTCCGCAGCCGGAGCGGGAGACCGAGAAGCCGTTCCTCATGCCGATCGAGGACGTCTTCACGATCACCGGTCGGGGCACCGTGGTGACCGGCCGCGCCGAGCGGGGCATCCTCAAGCCGAACGAGGAGGTGGAGATCGTCGGCATCCGCGAGAAGTCGATGAAGACCACCTGCACCGGCATCGAGATGTTCCGCAAGCTGCTGGACGAGGCGCGGGCCGGCGAGAACGTCGGTCTGCTGCTGCGTGGTATCAAGCGCGAGGACGTCGAGCGCGGCATGGTGGTCATCAAGCCGGGTACCACCACCCCGCACACCGAGTTCGAGGCGACCGTCTACATCCTCTCCAAGGAGGAAGGTGGCCGGCACACGCCGTTCTTCCAGAACTACCGGCCGCAGTTCTACTTCCGGACCACCGACGTGACCGGCGTGGTCACGTTGCCGGAGGGCACCGAGATGGTCATGCCGGGTGACAACACCTCCATGACGGTCAAGCTGATCCAGCCGATCGCGATGGAGGAGAACCTCAAGTTCGCGATCCGTGAGGGTGGCCGGACCGTCGGCGCCGGTCGGGTCACCAAGATCATCAAGTGA
- the rplW gene encoding 50S ribosomal protein L23, with the protein MSTIADPRDIIVAPVVSEKSYAELNRNWYTFLVHPDANKTQIKIAIQQIFDVRVLTVNTLNREGKRKRTRTGFGQRKATKRAMVKLADGDRIEAFGGPVS; encoded by the coding sequence GTGAGCACGATTGCCGACCCGCGCGACATCATCGTGGCGCCGGTGGTCTCGGAGAAGAGCTACGCCGAGCTGAACCGGAACTGGTACACGTTCCTGGTCCACCCGGACGCGAACAAGACCCAGATCAAGATCGCTATCCAGCAGATTTTCGACGTCCGGGTGCTGACCGTGAACACGCTCAACCGCGAGGGCAAGCGTAAGCGGACCCGTACCGGTTTCGGTCAGCGCAAGGCGACCAAGCGGGCGATGGTGAAGCTGGCTGACGGTGACCGTATCGAGGCCTTCGGCGGCCCGGTCAGCTGA
- the rpsC gene encoding 30S ribosomal protein S3: MGQKVHPHGFRLGISTDWKSRWYADKLYKDYIAEDVKIRRMMSKGLERAGISKVDIERTRDRVRVDIHTARPGIVIGRKGAEADRIRGNLEKLTGKQVQLNILEVKSPESDAQLVAQGVAEQLASRVSFRRAMRKAMQSAMKNPIVKGIRVQVSGRLGGAEMSRTEFYREGRVPLHTLRANIEYGFFEARTTFGRIGVKVWIYKGDAVAGREAPAEAPSRPRRDRPDRPRRGRSGSSGTTAGGTEAGRAAAAEISGGPSTTTSSAAPADAAPATPAAAAGADSSAQEG, encoded by the coding sequence ATGGGTCAGAAAGTTCACCCGCACGGGTTCCGGCTCGGCATCTCGACCGACTGGAAGTCGCGCTGGTACGCGGACAAGCTCTACAAGGACTACATCGCCGAGGACGTCAAGATCCGGCGGATGATGTCCAAGGGTCTGGAGCGGGCCGGTATCTCCAAGGTGGACATCGAGCGGACCCGGGACCGGGTCCGGGTCGACATCCACACCGCCCGTCCGGGCATCGTCATCGGCCGTAAGGGCGCCGAGGCGGACCGGATCCGGGGCAACCTGGAGAAGCTCACCGGCAAGCAGGTCCAGCTCAACATCCTTGAGGTGAAGAGCCCGGAGTCGGATGCGCAGCTGGTCGCCCAAGGGGTGGCCGAGCAGCTCGCCAGCCGGGTCAGCTTCCGTCGGGCGATGCGCAAGGCCATGCAGTCGGCGATGAAGAACCCGATCGTCAAGGGCATCCGGGTGCAGGTCTCCGGCCGCCTCGGCGGTGCCGAGATGAGCCGTACCGAGTTCTACCGTGAGGGTCGGGTGCCGCTGCACACGCTGCGCGCCAACATCGAGTACGGCTTCTTCGAGGCCCGTACCACCTTCGGTCGGATCGGCGTCAAGGTCTGGATCTACAAGGGTGACGCGGTCGCGGGCCGGGAGGCCCCGGCCGAGGCGCCGAGCCGGCCCCGCCGTGACCGGCCGGACCGGCCGCGCCGTGGCCGTTCCGGTTCCAGCGGCACGACCGCCGGTGGAACCGAGGCCGGCCGGGCGGCCGCCGCCGAGATCTCCGGCGGGCCGTCGACCACCACCAGCAGTGCCGCGCCGGCTGACGCCGCGCCGGCCACTCCGGCCGCTGCGGCCGGAGCGGACAGCTCAGCGCAGGAGGGCTGA
- the rplV gene encoding 50S ribosomal protein L22, translating into MPVKGDAPVLPGARAVARYVRISPMKARRVVDLVRGLPAKEALTVLQFAPQAASEQVYKVLASAIANAENNEQLDPDALLVSEAFVDEGPTLKRFRPRAQGRAYRIRKRTCHITVAVEAVAPATPARRAGKAQPAKAAKKAQPAAAEQETTAQSASANEPAGGQQSSTEGAE; encoded by the coding sequence ATGCCAGTAAAGGGCGACGCTCCGGTGCTTCCGGGCGCGCGGGCGGTTGCGCGGTACGTGCGCATCTCGCCGATGAAGGCGCGTCGGGTGGTCGACCTCGTCCGCGGTCTGCCCGCGAAGGAGGCGCTCACCGTCCTGCAGTTCGCGCCGCAGGCGGCAAGTGAGCAGGTGTACAAGGTCCTGGCCAGCGCGATCGCCAACGCGGAGAACAACGAGCAGCTGGACCCCGATGCCCTGCTGGTCAGCGAGGCGTTCGTGGACGAGGGTCCGACGCTGAAGCGGTTCCGGCCGCGGGCGCAGGGCCGGGCGTACCGGATCCGCAAGCGGACCTGCCACATCACCGTCGCGGTGGAGGCCGTCGCCCCGGCGACGCCGGCGCGTCGGGCGGGCAAGGCCCAGCCGGCGAAGGCGGCGAAGAAGGCTCAGCCGGCCGCGGCCGAGCAGGAGACCACGGCGCAGAGCGCGTCGGCGAACGAGCCGGCCGGCGGCCAGCAGAGCAGCACGGAGGGTGCCGAGTAA
- the rpsJ gene encoding 30S ribosomal protein S10, translated as MAGQKIRIRLKAYDHEVVDSSARKIVETVTRTGAQVAGPVPLPTEINRFCVIRSPHKYKDSREHFEMRTHKRLIDIIDPTPKTVDSLMRLDLPAGVDIEIKL; from the coding sequence ATGGCGGGACAAAAGATCCGCATCCGGCTCAAGGCCTATGACCACGAGGTCGTGGACTCCTCGGCGCGGAAGATCGTCGAGACGGTGACGCGCACCGGCGCTCAGGTCGCAGGCCCGGTGCCGCTGCCCACTGAGATCAACCGTTTCTGCGTCATCCGTTCGCCGCACAAGTACAAGGACTCGCGCGAGCACTTCGAGATGCGCACACACAAGCGTCTGATCGACATCATCGACCCGACCCCGAAGACGGTCGATTCGCTGATGCGCCTCGACCTGCCGGCTGGCGTCGACATCGAGATCAAGCTGTAG
- the rplB gene encoding 50S ribosomal protein L2 — protein sequence MPIRKYKPTTPGRRGSSVADFAEITRSTPEKSLLVPLPKKGGRNAHGRITARHHGGGHKRQYRLVDFKRVDKDGVPAKVAHIEYDPNRTARIALLHYADGEKRYIIAPKDLKQGDTVESGPGADIKPGNNLPLRNIPVGSTIHAVELRPGGGAKLARSAGVGIQLLGREGAYATLRMPSGEIRRVDVRCRATVGEIGNADQSNINWGKAGRMRWKGKRPTVRGVAMNPVDHPHGGGEGKTSGGRHPVNPQGKPEGRTRRKGQPSDRLIVRRRYATRKRG from the coding sequence ATGCCAATCCGTAAGTACAAGCCGACGACGCCGGGCCGCCGTGGTTCGTCCGTCGCCGACTTCGCTGAGATCACCCGGTCCACGCCGGAGAAGTCCCTGCTGGTGCCGCTGCCGAAGAAGGGCGGGCGCAACGCGCACGGCCGGATCACCGCGCGGCACCACGGTGGTGGCCACAAGCGCCAGTACCGTCTGGTCGACTTCAAGCGGGTGGACAAGGACGGCGTACCGGCCAAGGTCGCGCACATCGAGTACGACCCGAACCGGACCGCCCGGATCGCGTTGCTGCACTACGCCGACGGCGAGAAGCGCTACATCATCGCGCCGAAGGACCTCAAGCAGGGCGACACCGTCGAGTCCGGCCCGGGCGCCGACATCAAGCCCGGCAACAACCTGCCGCTGCGCAACATCCCGGTCGGTTCCACGATCCACGCGGTGGAGCTGCGGCCGGGCGGCGGTGCCAAGCTGGCCCGCTCGGCGGGCGTCGGCATCCAGCTGCTCGGCCGGGAAGGTGCGTACGCCACGCTGCGGATGCCCTCCGGTGAGATCCGCCGGGTCGACGTGCGCTGCCGGGCCACCGTCGGCGAGATCGGCAACGCCGACCAGTCAAACATCAACTGGGGCAAGGCCGGCCGCATGCGGTGGAAGGGCAAGCGCCCGACCGTCCGTGGCGTCGCGATGAACCCGGTCGACCACCCGCACGGCGGTGGTGAGGGCAAGACCTCCGGTGGTCGCCACCCGGTGAACCCGCAGGGTAAGCCGGAGGGCCGGACCCGCCGTAAGGGCCAGCCGAGTGACCGGCTGATCGTCCGCCGCCGCTACGCGACCCGCAAGCGCGGCTAG
- the rpsS gene encoding 30S ribosomal protein S19: MPRSLKKGPFVDDHLMKKVETQNDKGSKNVIKTWSRRSTITPEMLGHTIAVHDGRKHVPVFVTESMVGHKLGEFALTRTFKGHEKDDRKSRRR; encoded by the coding sequence ATGCCTCGCAGCCTGAAGAAGGGCCCGTTCGTCGACGACCACCTGATGAAGAAGGTGGAGACGCAGAACGACAAGGGCTCGAAGAACGTCATCAAGACCTGGTCGCGGCGCTCGACGATCACCCCGGAGATGCTCGGGCACACGATCGCCGTGCACGACGGGCGCAAGCACGTCCCGGTGTTCGTCACCGAGTCGATGGTCGGGCACAAGCTCGGCGAGTTTGCCCTGACCCGCACCTTCAAGGGTCACGAGAAGGACGACCGCAAGAGCCGTCGGCGCTGA
- the rpsL gene encoding 30S ribosomal protein S12 — MPTIQQLVRKGRQAKTSKTKTPALKGSPQRRGVCTRVYTTTPKKPNSALRKVARVKLSSQIEVTAYIPGVGHNLQEHSIVLVRGGRVKDLPGVRYKIVRGSLDTQGVRNRKQARSRYGAKKEKS, encoded by the coding sequence GTGCCAACGATCCAGCAGCTGGTCCGAAAGGGCCGCCAGGCGAAGACGAGCAAGACCAAGACGCCAGCGTTGAAGGGCAGCCCTCAGCGTCGTGGTGTGTGCACCCGCGTGTACACCACCACCCCCAAGAAGCCGAACTCCGCACTGCGCAAGGTCGCCCGGGTGAAGCTCAGCAGCCAGATCGAGGTGACCGCCTACATCCCCGGCGTCGGCCACAACCTGCAGGAGCACTCGATCGTGCTGGTGCGCGGCGGCCGGGTGAAGGATCTGCCGGGCGTCCGCTACAAGATCGTCCGCGGTTCGCTGGACACCCAGGGTGTCCGCAACCGCAAGCAGGCTCGCAGCCGCTACGGCGCGAAGAAGGAGAAGAGCTGA
- the rplC gene encoding 50S ribosomal protein L3: MDRQVKGILGAKLGMTQVWDNNRVVPVTVVQAGPCVVTQVRTADKDGYAAVQLAFGAIDPRKVNKPESGHFAKSGVAPRRHIVELRTTDASEYELGQEVTVETFEPGARIDVTGRTKGKGFAGVMKRHGFHGLRASHGVERKHRSPGSIGACATPGRVFKGVRMAGRMGSVRYTVQNLTVQAVDPENNLLLVKGAIPGPAGALILVRSAAKAQAKKGGVAK; the protein is encoded by the coding sequence ATGGACAGGCAAGTGAAGGGCATCCTGGGCGCCAAGCTCGGCATGACCCAGGTCTGGGACAACAACCGGGTCGTCCCGGTGACGGTGGTGCAGGCCGGCCCGTGTGTGGTGACCCAGGTGCGTACCGCCGACAAGGACGGCTACGCCGCGGTCCAGCTCGCGTTCGGCGCGATCGACCCGCGCAAGGTGAACAAGCCGGAATCCGGCCACTTCGCCAAGTCCGGCGTGGCACCGCGGCGGCACATCGTCGAGCTGCGCACCACTGACGCCAGCGAGTACGAGCTGGGTCAGGAGGTCACCGTCGAGACGTTCGAGCCGGGTGCTCGTATCGACGTGACCGGCCGGACCAAGGGCAAGGGCTTCGCCGGCGTCATGAAGCGGCACGGCTTCCACGGCCTGCGGGCCAGCCACGGTGTCGAGCGCAAGCACCGCTCGCCCGGCTCGATCGGCGCCTGCGCGACCCCCGGTCGCGTTTTCAAGGGCGTCCGGATGGCCGGCCGCATGGGCAGCGTGCGCTACACCGTGCAGAACCTCACCGTGCAGGCGGTCGACCCGGAGAACAACCTGCTGCTGGTCAAGGGAGCGATCCCGGGCCCGGCCGGCGCGTTGATCCTGGTCCGCAGCGCGGCGAAGGCACAGGCGAAGAAGGGCGGTGTCGCCAAATGA
- the rpmC gene encoding 50S ribosomal protein L29: protein MAAGVPAAELRELSEEELVTKLREAKAELFNLRVQAATGQLDNNRRLQVIRREIARIYTIMRERELGLSAAPTEVAAS, encoded by the coding sequence ATGGCAGCGGGCGTTCCGGCCGCCGAGCTGCGTGAACTCTCCGAAGAGGAGCTGGTCACGAAGCTGCGGGAGGCCAAGGCGGAGCTGTTCAACCTCCGCGTGCAGGCCGCGACCGGTCAGCTGGACAACAACCGTCGGCTGCAGGTCATCCGTCGGGAGATTGCCCGGATCTACACGATCATGCGTGAGCGTGAGTTGGGACTCTCCGCCGCGCCGACTGAGGTGGCTGCATCATGA
- the rpsG gene encoding 30S ribosomal protein S7 encodes MPRKGPAPRRPLVADPVYNSPLVTQLVNKILLRGKRQLAERIVYGALEGCREKSGTDPVVTLKRAMDNVKPTLEVRSRRVGGATYQVPVEVRPSRATTLGLRWLVQYSKARREKTMVERLMNELLDASNGLGAAVKRREDTHKMAESNKAFAHYRW; translated from the coding sequence ATGCCGCGTAAGGGCCCAGCACCGCGTCGGCCACTGGTCGCGGACCCGGTGTACAACTCCCCGCTGGTCACCCAGCTGGTGAACAAGATTCTCCTGCGTGGCAAGCGTCAGCTGGCCGAGCGCATCGTCTACGGCGCCCTGGAGGGCTGCCGGGAGAAGTCCGGCACCGACCCGGTCGTCACGCTCAAGCGCGCCATGGACAACGTCAAGCCCACCCTGGAGGTGCGCAGCCGCCGGGTCGGTGGCGCGACCTACCAGGTCCCGGTCGAGGTCCGCCCGTCGCGGGCGACCACCCTGGGGCTGCGCTGGCTGGTCCAGTACTCGAAGGCCCGCCGGGAGAAGACCATGGTCGAGCGCCTGATGAACGAGCTGCTGGACGCGAGCAACGGTCTGGGCGCCGCGGTGAAGCGTCGCGAGGACACCCACAAGATGGCGGAGTCCAACAAGGCCTTCGCGCACTACCGCTGGTAA
- the fusA gene encoding elongation factor G — protein MAAADALAKVRNIGIMAHIDAGKTTTTERILFYTGITYKIGEVHEGAAVMDWMEQEQERGITITSAATKCEWKGHTIQIIDTPGHVDFTVEVERSLRVLDGAVAVYDGVAGVEPQTENVWRQADKYKVPRMCFVNKLDRTGADFFRCVQMMVDRLNATPLVLQIPIGLEGDHIGVVDLVEMRALTWRGETQKGEDYAIEEIPADLADAAAEWREKLVETLADVDDAIMEKYLEGEELSVAEIKAAIRRATLADKGNPVLCGSAFKNKGVQPMLDAVVDYLPSPLDIPAIEGTATDGETPMLRKPSPSEPFSGLAFKIQTDRHLGKLTYVRVYSGKLESGSQVVNSTKDRKERIGKIYQMHANKREERPAAVAGDIIAVQGLKQTTTGDTLCDPANPVILESMTFPEPVIEVAIEPKTKADQEKLSTAIQRLAEEDPTFRVKNDEETGQTVIAGMGELHLDILVDRMRREFNVEANIGKPQVAYRETIRRAVEKVEYTHKKQTGGSGQYARVIISLEPLPLDNEAPTYEFANAVTGGRVPREFIPSVDAGAQDAMQYGILAGYPLVGVKLTLVDGQYHEVDSSEMAFKIAGSMALKEAARRADPALLEPMMAVEVTTPEENMGDVIGDLNSRRGIIQAMEERGGARVVRALVPLSEMFGYVGDLRSKTQGRASYSMQFDSYAEVPQSVAKEIIAKATGE, from the coding sequence GTGGCCGCCGCAGACGCGCTCGCCAAGGTTCGCAACATCGGCATCATGGCGCACATCGATGCCGGTAAGACCACGACCACTGAGCGGATCCTGTTCTACACCGGTATCACCTACAAGATCGGTGAGGTCCACGAGGGCGCTGCCGTCATGGACTGGATGGAGCAGGAGCAGGAGCGGGGGATCACCATCACCTCCGCCGCCACCAAGTGTGAGTGGAAGGGCCACACCATCCAGATCATCGACACGCCCGGCCACGTCGACTTCACGGTCGAGGTCGAGCGGTCGCTGCGCGTGCTCGACGGCGCGGTGGCGGTCTACGACGGCGTCGCCGGCGTGGAGCCGCAGACCGAGAACGTCTGGCGGCAGGCGGACAAGTACAAGGTCCCCCGGATGTGCTTCGTCAACAAGCTCGACCGGACCGGGGCCGACTTCTTCCGCTGTGTGCAGATGATGGTGGACCGGCTCAACGCCACCCCGCTGGTGCTGCAGATCCCGATCGGCCTGGAGGGCGACCACATCGGTGTCGTCGACCTGGTCGAGATGCGCGCGCTGACCTGGCGCGGGGAGACCCAGAAGGGCGAGGACTACGCGATCGAGGAGATCCCGGCCGACCTCGCCGACGCCGCCGCCGAGTGGCGCGAGAAGCTGGTGGAGACCCTCGCCGACGTCGACGACGCCATCATGGAGAAGTACCTCGAAGGTGAGGAACTCTCCGTCGCCGAGATCAAGGCCGCCATCCGGCGGGCCACCCTCGCCGACAAGGGCAACCCGGTGCTGTGCGGCTCGGCCTTCAAGAACAAGGGCGTGCAGCCGATGCTGGACGCCGTCGTCGACTACCTGCCGTCGCCGCTGGACATCCCGGCGATCGAGGGCACCGCGACCGACGGCGAGACCCCGATGCTGCGTAAGCCGTCGCCGAGCGAGCCGTTCTCCGGGTTGGCCTTCAAGATCCAGACCGACCGGCACCTCGGCAAGCTGACCTACGTTCGGGTCTACTCCGGCAAGCTGGAGTCCGGGTCCCAGGTGGTGAACTCCACCAAGGACCGCAAGGAGCGGATCGGCAAGATCTACCAGATGCACGCGAACAAGCGTGAGGAGCGGCCGGCCGCGGTCGCCGGTGACATCATCGCCGTGCAGGGCCTGAAGCAGACCACCACCGGGGACACCCTGTGTGACCCGGCGAACCCGGTCATCCTGGAGTCGATGACGTTCCCGGAGCCGGTCATCGAGGTGGCGATCGAGCCCAAGACCAAGGCCGACCAGGAGAAGCTCAGCACCGCGATCCAGCGGCTGGCCGAGGAGGACCCGACCTTCCGCGTCAAGAACGACGAGGAGACCGGGCAGACGGTCATCGCCGGCATGGGCGAGCTGCACCTGGACATCCTGGTCGACCGGATGCGCCGCGAGTTCAACGTCGAGGCGAACATCGGCAAGCCGCAGGTGGCGTACCGGGAGACCATCCGCCGCGCGGTGGAGAAGGTCGAGTACACCCACAAGAAGCAGACCGGTGGGTCCGGCCAGTACGCCCGGGTGATCATCAGCCTGGAGCCGCTGCCGCTGGACAACGAGGCGCCGACGTACGAGTTCGCGAACGCGGTCACCGGTGGCCGGGTGCCGCGGGAGTTCATCCCGTCGGTCGACGCCGGTGCCCAGGACGCCATGCAGTACGGCATCCTCGCCGGCTACCCGCTGGTCGGGGTCAAGCTGACCCTGGTCGACGGGCAGTACCACGAGGTGGACTCGTCCGAGATGGCGTTCAAGATCGCCGGTTCGATGGCGCTCAAGGAGGCCGCCCGCCGGGCGGATCCCGCGCTGCTCGAGCCGATGATGGCCGTTGAAGTCACCACTCCGGAGGAGAACATGGGTGACGTCATCGGCGACCTCAACTCCCGGCGTGGCATCATCCAGGCGATGGAGGAGCGCGGCGGAGCCCGCGTCGTCCGGGCCCTGGTGCCGCTGTCGGAGATGTTCGGCTACGTCGGCGACCTGCGGTCGAAGACCCAGGGCCGGGCGAGCTACAGCATGCAGTTCGACTCCTACGCCGAAGTGCCGCAGAGCGTGGCGAAGGAGATCATCGCGAAGGCGACGGGCGAGTAA
- the rpsQ gene encoding 30S ribosomal protein S17 yields the protein MSENTAPEQGTTVARPRRKVREGLVVSDKMEKTVVVEVEDRVKHRLYGKVMRRTSKLKAHDEQNACGIGDRVLLMETRPLSATKRWRVVEILEKAK from the coding sequence ATGAGTGAGAACACCGCCCCCGAGCAGGGCACGACCGTGGCCCGGCCGCGCCGCAAGGTGCGGGAAGGGCTCGTGGTCAGCGACAAGATGGAAAAGACCGTCGTCGTCGAGGTCGAGGACCGGGTCAAGCACCGGCTGTACGGCAAGGTCATGCGCCGTACCAGCAAGCTGAAGGCGCACGACGAGCAGAACGCGTGTGGCATCGGTGACCGGGTGCTGCTGATGGAGACCCGCCCGCTGTCGGCCACCAAGCGCTGGCGCGTCGTGGAGATCCTCGAAAAGGCGAAGTAG
- the rplP gene encoding 50S ribosomal protein L16, whose amino-acid sequence MLIPRKPPKGFRKPHHPSRTGAAKGGTRVVFGEFGIQALEPAYVTNRQIESARIAMTRHIKRGGKVWITVFPDQALTKKPAETRMGSGKGSPEWWVANIKPGRVLFEMSFPNEQIAREAMRRAIHKLPMKCRIVTREVGES is encoded by the coding sequence ATGCTGATCCCGCGCAAGCCCCCGAAGGGCTTCCGCAAGCCGCATCACCCGAGCCGTACTGGCGCCGCCAAGGGCGGTACCCGGGTGGTGTTCGGCGAGTTCGGTATCCAGGCGCTCGAGCCGGCGTACGTGACCAACCGGCAGATCGAGTCGGCCCGTATCGCCATGACCCGCCACATCAAGCGTGGCGGCAAGGTCTGGATCACGGTCTTCCCGGACCAGGCGCTGACCAAGAAGCCGGCCGAGACCCGGATGGGCTCCGGTAAGGGCTCGCCCGAGTGGTGGGTCGCCAACATCAAGCCGGGACGGGTGCTCTTCGAGATGTCCTTCCCGAACGAGCAGATCGCGCGTGAGGCGATGCGTCGTGCGATTCACAAGCTCCCGATGAAGTGCCGCATCGTGACGCGCGAAGTGGGTGAAAGCTGA
- the rplD gene encoding 50S ribosomal protein L4, with product MTTVDVINAEGAKSGTVDLPGEVFDVQANIALMHQVVVAQLAAARQGTHKTKTRGEVAGGGKKPYKQKGTGRARQGSIRAPQFAGGGVVHGPVPRDYSQRTPKKMKAAALRGALSDRARAGQVHVVEAFVGGETPSTKAALATLRKVSSAKRVLVVLSATDELNWLSLRNLRNSSPLVHLIEVGQLNTYDVLVADDVVFTKEALDQFLGTPAQTEEGDK from the coding sequence ATGACCACCGTTGACGTGATCAACGCCGAGGGCGCCAAGAGCGGCACCGTCGACCTGCCCGGCGAGGTCTTCGACGTACAGGCCAACATCGCCCTGATGCACCAGGTCGTCGTCGCCCAGCTCGCCGCCGCGCGGCAGGGCACGCACAAGACCAAGACCCGGGGCGAGGTCGCCGGCGGCGGCAAGAAGCCGTACAAGCAGAAGGGCACCGGCCGGGCCCGGCAGGGCTCGATCCGGGCCCCGCAGTTCGCCGGCGGTGGCGTGGTGCACGGCCCGGTGCCGCGTGACTACAGCCAGCGCACCCCGAAGAAGATGAAGGCGGCCGCGCTGCGCGGTGCCCTCTCCGACCGGGCGCGGGCCGGCCAGGTGCACGTCGTCGAGGCGTTCGTCGGTGGCGAGACCCCGTCGACCAAGGCGGCGCTCGCCACCCTGCGCAAGGTCAGCTCAGCCAAGCGGGTGCTGGTCGTGCTCAGCGCGACCGACGAGCTCAACTGGCTGTCGCTGCGGAACCTGCGCAACAGCTCGCCGCTCGTGCACCTCATCGAGGTGGGCCAGCTCAACACCTACGACGTGCTGGTCGCCGACGACGTGGTCTTCACCAAGGAGGCCCTCGACCAGTTCCTGGGCACGCCGGCGCAGACCGAGGAGGGCGACAAGTGA